The Trichoderma breve strain T069 chromosome 2, whole genome shotgun sequence DNA segment TGTAAGTCCAAGGTTGGATTCCACTTGTCGATCTCCGCGAGCATACGCTTGGTCGGCTTACCGCTGCGAGTAGCCTGGAAGTCGGTCACGAAATCTACAAGATCCTGATATGCGTAGATAAGGAACTGTTCCTTAACATCCATTTTGACCTCTTCCACCATCTCTGTTGTCCCATCCGCGCCAGAGATTCTGTGGAGTGACATTGTGAAGTTGCCCTGCGCCTTCTCTATGTTGCCACGCGTCATGGTTTGCATGACAGTCTCGTACGACTCGTGGCCCGGAAATTCTATCATGATGGCCGCCTCGGTTCGCTTAACCATGGCCGTGGCTAGATGGGCAAGCGTACCGGCCACGGCGCTGTTGAGGCCCTCGTACGCAACCTCTCGCCACACGCCGCTCATGTACGACCGTAGGTCGAGAGTCTCCTCGAAGAGAGAATAAACCGCCAGGAGGTAGTCAGTAACAAGGCCGTCCGCGGCTTCGATGATACGGTAGCTTTCAAGTGGGACCTGATCCAACGTCTGAGGTACGGGCTTAGCCGTCTGtttgcccttcttggctCGCTTTccacccttcttcttcttgcctctACCCGGCCGAGCTTGACGGCGTTGCTGTCCAGGAGCAGCCGACTTCGGTTCCTCGTCAGACTCCTCATCGCCGCTAGACTCTACTGCAGCTGTGCCAGGCTCGCCCTGCGCAGAGAGTCCAAGACTTAGTGCGGCAAATTTGTTGGAGAAGTTGGCCTTTTCGACCTCAGCGTCAAGCTCGTCGTCGAGTTCGGCTTCTTTGCTACCACGCTGTTGCTCCTGCAGCCAAGCAGGCCCGCCAAAGATGTTAAATATCTCGTTTAGGGCATCAATGAAATATTTGTGAGTCACATTGCTCTGTTCCATCTCTGGGTCGGGCTTCGGGCTCAAGGCAGCGAGCTGCTGAAAGGCCTGGTACATGGCCGTCCTTGCGCTTGTTACCGACTGCAGCTTGCGATAGATGGCACCTGGGACGCGAACGGCATGCTTGGAAATCGTCTTGGCCATGGATAAAAGCTCTTTCACGGTAACCTGGCCCGTCACATTTTGGTGGTTCTGAGGCTCGATGGTGCCTGATTCTGCGGCTGCTGACGACTGGAGGATTGTGTTGGAAGCATGGATTATCCAGAACAAGAGCCGCTGCGTATCCTGTTTGTACTCGCGGTACCTGTTTTGAGGCACAAAGGACGCCATTGTCTGTTCAATGTCGCTGTTTGCTACCGTTCCAGACTGCCAGCCTTGCTCCAGGTGTAAAGTAAAACATAAGGTTGGATCTGAAACTACGACAAGCCGTGCGAGTACGTTTTTGCACGGATCGTTATAACCTCGACGCCCTCGGTCACCCACAGTTACACAGTTCGTGCCTACCGACTTACAAGTAAACAAATTCATTCGGAAcaaaactttaaaataattcATTAAAAGCTTAGATAATATTCAGCCAAGGTTTCTTCCTTGCAAACAACAGCGCGAATCGCGGAGTCGAAACAACATTTAGTCATCATATCTTCACCTTTCTCGATAGTGATTTGTCCGCCAAGTCTGCCGATCCAGTATCATGCATGATATTTTCCAAGTTATCAGAGTTTCAGAGACAGGACCTTCACTCACAATATGTCATCCTCTCCGCCTCTCGCCATCGTGACAGAAGATGGCGTGCATTGGCATCGCATAGCGAGTGAGCTCCGGGAGATGATCCTGAAGGCAATTGTACGCTGCAAGAACCCTGGCTGGGGGTCGCATGCTGCTGTCTCCAAAGAATGGCAGTCTGTCATAGAGGTGGAAAACTTTCGTCGTTTGAAACTGCGATACGAATGTGTCTTTCAACTAGAACACATGGTCGCCACCGAGAGACAAAAGCTTGTTCGTCATATCTGGCTCAACATAGGACTTTTCGATTATAACTGTGGGAATTGCCACATTCGCGAGAACCGGTATAACAGGGAGAGCAACAACATAAAGATTGAAACCGCTCTTGGAAGGCTTTTTTCTGTTATATGTCactggccttggcagccagaAAAGGGATTGAAATTGGAGCTTAATGCATATTCCGACAGCGATTCTCAGCATTTTTTCCAGCATTACTATATAGGAGCTGAGCATGAAGAGAATCCCGAAGAAGTGAGGCCGAATCGTGGACTTGGTGGGCAGCTCCCAGCACATGATCCAACgcatggatggattgatgaTCAGCGAGTCTTTGTTCCTCCTACACAATCTATATGGCGACTCTTCAGCGCGATGTTTTTAACCGGGTTTCGAGAAGCCCCTCGAGTCGCAGCAGTCACAAGCTTGGTAATACGCCGCCAGCTTCGCCGTTGCTTTTCTCCATTCACGCTTCAAGTATTATTGGACAAGCTGCCTTGCTTACTCGAGGTTTCTTACGAGTCATGGCGGACATGGAATGAAGATTGGAAGGAGATATTCTTCCCAAGTGTGTGCAATCCCTACTCACTTTCCCTATCAATAGCGCTACCATCAGCCGGAACTCTCAGCTTGCATCTTCTCTAACATCATCACAGCCTAGAAATCAATCTTCAGCCGATGGATCCCCAGATCGGTCAAAGGAATAGTGATATTCGAAGATACCAATGATGATATTACCACGGCAATGAACTTTTATGCCGATCCTCTTTGGGATAGTTTTGCCCTCGATTCCCAAATCGGCAAGGTTTTTGCTGATAGAAGCCTCCAGCTTGAACAACTTGCTGCCTCATTCATGACCGATGCCAGGCATTTCTTCCACCACTGCCAGAAGTCCTGGGTTTGGCCTCGACTGCAGTCTCTAGCTCTGACAACGTCGCTCTTATGCTCTACATCCTCCCGGGCAGGAGCTGCTGCCCTCTTACGCGATGCAGCGAAAGCTGCGCTGAATATGCCGAAATTGCATACAATGGCGTTATGGTATGGTACGAGAGCAGAGGCTTGCGCATTTATATacgagatcaaggccggAACAGCTTCTATCACGGCGCGAAGTACATGGTACATGGACTTGAATCACTATCCCGGAGTCATTACGGCATGGAACAACGTTAGCTTCAAAGCTCTTCATAGAGATATTCATGTATCCCAACAGCCGATTCAGGAAGTAATCGGGTCTCATGGCGATGCCATTTACTACTTGCGGCTACCCTGCACAGTTATTGACCCCGTATCGTTGTGGCAGATACGAAGGGAGGCAGCGCGAGGTCGCATCAATGCAAACTGAAGAATTGAGTAGCTGCAGTGAATAGCATTCACATCAGtactatttaataaatagCCAAGGTCCAGGATTTCATCTCTAAATATGCCCAAACATACTGTGAAGATGCAAAGAATGAAGGAACAACTCTCCATATTAGACCAGGCACCATTTATGAAAATTTAGAGACTTCCAGGGTTCACGTAGTGAAAATGAACAACCAGAGGTGTTAAGCTGGCCGCCTGGCAAGATGTATATGGAAACTACAAAACAACCAGCTTCAATCCGACTTCTGCTGTATATATAAGACAGGGAGCCCGATGGGTGTACAAAGACTGGAATGACTGAAGCTGCAAAAGTAGCCCTGTGTATTTCTCCAGAGACAGGGAGGTCCTTGGAATTTGTACGGGTTGGCCCTAACGTATTCATGAGCTGCCCCCAAATGCATCACGCAAAGCTCGTATAGACTCCCTGTTATACATCTTGCCGCTCTCCAAGATCGCATCGAGATGTGCGAAGTTATGTGGTGCGCCTTTAAGTCGGATGATTTCCGCCTTTGACCCAGCATCGTTCATTTTTCGACCATAtgcctcgccctcgtctcTCAAAACATCCATCTCTGCAGTCCAAATCAGTGCTGGAGCCAAGTTCTTAAAGTTCGGTGCCTTAATTGGCGATACTTTCCAGTTCTGTCTTTGATGTTAGCTGTGAAACATATGACATGTTGACCCTATATACGAACCAAAGGCGGGACGTCAAGCTCGGCTCGTCTGGGATTTCCGACGAAACATTTATGGAAAAACATCATGCGTTCCgcagggagaggaggagcgtGGTACATTTCTCGGTAAGATTCATATTCGCAGTCTGGTCGAAGCTCTCCAGTTGGTGTGAAGACGTGGATATCGCATACTGGCGCTCCTAGCAACTGAAAGGCGAGTGGTATGCCTTCATCGCGGCACATGTGGGCTATGACTGTGGAGAGATGACCACCCGCTGAGACTCCCCCCACAGCGATTTTATCCAGATTCACGTTAAGCTGTAGAGCTTTAACGTCTCGGATCTAACTTATGGTTAGTTGTTATATAAGTGGTAACCGATAGGCGGAACTTACCCAATTCAACGCGGTCCAGCAGTCATCAATAGGAATTGGAAACTTATACTCAGGCGCCAATCGATAGTCAACATCAAATGCGACACACCCGAGCTCCAGGACAACTCTTTTACAGAAGTCATAGTCTGTAGCTAGGCCGCCAAATGTCCATCCGCCCCCGTGAAAATTAACATAAGCCGGTCTTATCTCCGAGGATGTAACATCCCCAGGCTGGAAGATGCGGACAGTTATTTCGCCGCCGTTCACAGGACACTTTTCTTCGGTAATGATAAGGTTACCGTCATCTACAAGCTCGTGTCCGTAATCAATGGCATACTTGGAAGGGTCTTTCCGGACATCTTCAATCGGCACTTGGTGAGTGACTAGACGGCCTGCGTTGTATTTGCTGTGGTACTCAACAAATGTAGAGTCAAACCGATGCCGAAGCTCTTCCGGAATACAATTGATAAGAGGCTTTTCGATAACAACTGGAGGTTTGGAGGAagtggccatgatgaatgCGTGATAAGGGAGACTTGACTTTGGGCAGCGACGATGAAGCTCAGGTAATAGCAGTATGACGGTTCGAACTGGATCCTTTATAGCTGAGAATAACTTGCTTATTCACGTAACATGATCTTGGGTTATTTCCTATCAAGTTGCCTGTTGAAGATCCGGACGGCCGAAGTGCCGTGATAAGAATGACTCAAGGCCATGTTATCGGTTGACCAAGAGGCCGTAGTAGGCTCTCACCTTTTTCCAAGCATGGTATAAAGGTGGGACAAACATTCTTGTCATCAACTTGACAGGTATTATTAATCTGCTGACTAGTTGACTGAGATGGCTCAGCTATTTGACAAGTAACATAACAGGTGCCTTGAGCTTAGTTAACCTTTAGGTAAGAAAGACATGAGTGATTGGCTGAAGTAGGTAGAAGCTTTTGAGTACAGGTAAGTTGTCTAGTCTTGCTCTGTATTTACCTTTTCAATCTGCTATTACTTCAATCTACGTTTACTATTGATCTGGTCCGCTCGAGTCCGCTCTGGTCTGCCTCAGTCCGCTCCCGCCTTGGCCCGCTCCCACTTTTACCCATGGCACTTTCGGTCTCGCGAAAATTGAGCAAGTCTTCTGATGAGATTTTCAGACTCTGAGATCATTATCGGATGTACGGATTGGTCTCGGTTGTGCGGATCAGTCTCGGCCATGCGGATATATGAGCTCGTCAACTCTGtgtctcttgtcttgatCTGCCGATGTATGTATTGTTTGTTTACAATGGCGTATATATACTCGTAGACTCTCCAAATAAACTACACCAAAATCATCTAATTCCACAGTTTTACTACTCATATCAGGCAAAGAGTTGCGCGCACACCAACATGGCTACGGCATACAGAATACAGATTGACCCAAGTCGAATCGGTCTCTTAGGTTACAAGCACAATAAAGCTGCAGCGGCCAAGCTGTCTGAACTACTTCAAAAAGATCTTGACGTAAGCAT contains these protein-coding regions:
- a CDS encoding alpha/beta hydrolase fold domain-containing protein; the protein is MATSSKPPVVIEKPLINCIPEELRHRFDSTFVEYHSKYNAGRLVTHQVPIEDVRKDPSKYAIDYGHELVDDGNLIITEEKCPVNGGEITVRIFQPGDVTSSEIRPAYVNFHGGGWTFGGLATDYDFCKRVVLELGCVAFDVDYRLAPEYKFPIPIDDCWTALNWIRDVKALQLNVNLDKIAVGGVSAGGHLSTVIAHMCRDEGIPLAFQLLGAPVCDIHVFTPTGELRPDCEYESYREMYHAPPLPAERMMFFHKCFVGNPRRAELDNWKVSPIKAPNFKNLAPALIWTAEMDVLRDEGEAYGRKMNDAGSKAEIIRLKGAPHNFAHLDAILESGKMYNRESIRALRDAFGGSS